One genomic region from Amia ocellicauda isolate fAmiCal2 chromosome 4, fAmiCal2.hap1, whole genome shotgun sequence encodes:
- the stmn3 gene encoding stathmin-3 isoform X2 gives MASTVSVHAQPEMSGKDMNSNRIVQAYKDKMKEMSMLSLICSCFYSQPHPNSIYQYGDMEVKPINKRASGQSFEVILKAPADLSPDRPQPLASPPKKKDMSLDELQKRLEAAEERRKSQEAQVLKQLAEKREHEREVLHKALEENNNFSRMAEEKLNYKMEVNKENREAYLNALKERLREKERHAAEVRRNKELQAELSG, from the exons ATGGCTAGCACAGTCTCAG ttcacGCTCAGCCAGAGATGTCTGGAAAGGATATGAACTCCAACAGAATAGTGCAAG CCTACAAGGACAAAATGAAGGAGATGTCCATGCTATCTCTGATCTGCTCCTGTTTCTACTCACAGCCACATCCCAACAGCATCTACCAATATGGAG ATATGGAAGTGAAGCCAATCAACAAGCGTGCCTCTGGACAGTCCTTTGAGGTGATACTGAAGGCCCCAGCTGACCTATCCCCAGACCGCCCCCAGCCCCTGGCCTCCCCCCCAAAGAAGAAGGACATGTCTCTGGACGAGCTTCAGAAGAGGCTGGAGGCagcagaggagaggaggaag TCCCAGGAGGCACAGGTTCTGAAGCAGCTGGCAGAGAAGCGTGAGCACGAGCGAGAGGTGCTGCACAAAGCCCTGGAGGAGAACAACAACTTCAGCAGAATGGCCGAGGAGAAGCTCAACTACAAGATGGAGGTCAACAAGGAAAACCGAGAGGCCTACTTGAACGCACTCAAGGAGCGGCTCCGTGAGAAG
- the stmn3 gene encoding stathmin-3 isoform X1, producing the protein MASTVSVHAQPEMSGKDMNSNRIVQAYKDKMKEMSMLSLICSCFYSQPHPNSIYQYGADMEVKPINKRASGQSFEVILKAPADLSPDRPQPLASPPKKKDMSLDELQKRLEAAEERRKSQEAQVLKQLAEKREHEREVLHKALEENNNFSRMAEEKLNYKMEVNKENREAYLNALKERLREKERHAAEVRRNKELQAELSG; encoded by the exons ATGGCTAGCACAGTCTCAG ttcacGCTCAGCCAGAGATGTCTGGAAAGGATATGAACTCCAACAGAATAGTGCAAG CCTACAAGGACAAAATGAAGGAGATGTCCATGCTATCTCTGATCTGCTCCTGTTTCTACTCACAGCCACATCCCAACAGCATCTACCAATATGGAG CAGATATGGAAGTGAAGCCAATCAACAAGCGTGCCTCTGGACAGTCCTTTGAGGTGATACTGAAGGCCCCAGCTGACCTATCCCCAGACCGCCCCCAGCCCCTGGCCTCCCCCCCAAAGAAGAAGGACATGTCTCTGGACGAGCTTCAGAAGAGGCTGGAGGCagcagaggagaggaggaag TCCCAGGAGGCACAGGTTCTGAAGCAGCTGGCAGAGAAGCGTGAGCACGAGCGAGAGGTGCTGCACAAAGCCCTGGAGGAGAACAACAACTTCAGCAGAATGGCCGAGGAGAAGCTCAACTACAAGATGGAGGTCAACAAGGAAAACCGAGAGGCCTACTTGAACGCACTCAAGGAGCGGCTCCGTGAGAAG